In Geopsychrobacter electrodiphilus DSM 16401, a single window of DNA contains:
- a CDS encoding FAD-dependent oxidoreductase has protein sequence MASNSVEVLAADHFADRNRGDVLIVGGGISGIQASLDLANSGFRVFLVDKSPSLGGKMSQLDKTFPTNDCSMCIESPKFIECSRHPNIEIITYTEVDSVSGEAGNFKVSLTKKPRYIIEDKCTGCNICVDYCPVKIPDPFNQGLSENKSVHIYFSQAEPLVTYVDPETCLYLKEGKCKICVGVCKTNAIDLHQKPEKFELEVGAILLSPGFDIFNPKLRGDYGYGRMQNVVTSLEFERILCSTGPYEGEIQRPSDHKHPHRIAWIQCVGSRQVIPGGNSYCSAVCCTYTQKQVILSKDHYPDLDATIFHNDIRAYGKDFERFYQRAEKLDDVRFIRSYVTIGREIPENNNVTIRYSTFDEGVKEEEFDLVVLSVGLNPPADALKLAKIFDIELNDQGFCKIDPANPIATTRKGIFVSGAFQGPMDIPESVVTASGADALCGQLLNYRRDKLSRERLYPPERDVSQEELKIGVVVCHCGANIGRVVNIPEVIEYASTLKNVSWAGENLFACSTENAQQITDAIVAKGLNRVVLAACTPRTHEPLFRDTCREAGINQYFFEFANIREHCAWVHSKDKENATQKAKDIIRMSVARAAHLQPLQEFELPVNKVALVVGGGLAGMTSALNMAEQGFEIYLIEQASDLGGMARKIHYTLDGMSVQAQLHALVRKVYRHQSIHVLTDSSINEVAGYIGNFETTVTTAGRARQIAHGIAIIATGAEEYRPTEYLYGSDERVLTQLELEGEIVAQNPRIAAAESLVMIQCVGCREEGRNYCSRVCCGQSIKNALKLKKQNPAMDIHILFRDMRTYGFKEDFYREAAELDVKFIRFEPENKPVVEAAGDKLKITVPDLVLGQKLELEADLVALAAAVVPAESTRELAKLFKVSMNPDGFFQEAHVKLRPVDFASDGVFMCGTAHYPKHLDETISQALGAAGRAVGILAGDSVTASGAVCDVNEEACISCGACISCCSYNAITFIDTPKGKKARVEPVLCKGDGLCNAKCPTGAIYLKHYTDDEIFAQIDGAIPDYEETHSH, from the coding sequence ATGGCAAGCAATTCAGTCGAAGTACTCGCGGCAGATCATTTCGCCGACCGAAACCGCGGCGATGTTCTGATCGTCGGCGGCGGCATCAGCGGCATCCAGGCCTCGCTTGACCTGGCGAATTCAGGTTTCCGGGTGTTTCTGGTCGATAAGTCCCCCTCCCTCGGCGGCAAGATGTCGCAGCTGGACAAGACCTTCCCCACCAATGACTGCTCCATGTGTATCGAGTCACCGAAATTTATCGAGTGTTCGCGCCATCCCAATATCGAGATTATCACCTACACCGAGGTCGACAGCGTCTCAGGCGAAGCGGGCAATTTCAAGGTCAGCCTGACCAAAAAACCGCGCTACATTATCGAAGACAAGTGCACCGGCTGTAACATCTGTGTCGACTACTGCCCGGTCAAGATCCCCGATCCCTTCAATCAGGGGCTCTCGGAAAATAAGTCGGTGCATATCTATTTTTCGCAGGCAGAGCCGCTGGTCACCTACGTTGACCCGGAGACCTGTCTCTATCTTAAAGAGGGGAAGTGCAAGATCTGCGTCGGCGTATGCAAGACCAATGCGATCGACCTGCACCAGAAGCCGGAGAAGTTCGAACTGGAGGTGGGCGCGATCCTGCTCTCCCCCGGCTTCGACATCTTCAATCCGAAGCTGCGCGGTGATTACGGCTACGGACGCATGCAGAATGTCGTCACCAGCCTCGAATTCGAACGCATTCTCTGCTCCACCGGCCCCTACGAAGGGGAGATTCAGCGCCCTTCGGACCATAAACACCCGCATCGGATCGCCTGGATCCAGTGCGTCGGCTCACGCCAGGTGATTCCCGGCGGCAACTCTTACTGTTCGGCGGTCTGCTGCACCTACACCCAGAAGCAGGTGATCCTCTCCAAGGATCATTATCCGGATCTCGATGCCACCATCTTTCATAACGATATCCGCGCCTATGGCAAGGATTTCGAGCGCTTCTACCAACGCGCCGAAAAGCTTGATGACGTGCGCTTCATCCGCAGCTATGTCACCATCGGCCGCGAGATCCCCGAAAACAACAACGTAACCATCCGCTACTCGACCTTTGATGAGGGGGTCAAGGAGGAGGAGTTTGATCTGGTGGTGTTGTCGGTCGGACTGAATCCGCCCGCCGATGCGCTAAAGCTCGCGAAAATCTTCGATATTGAACTTAATGACCAGGGGTTCTGCAAGATCGACCCGGCCAATCCCATAGCTACGACCCGCAAGGGGATCTTCGTCAGCGGCGCCTTTCAGGGGCCGATGGATATCCCCGAGTCAGTGGTCACCGCCAGCGGTGCCGACGCCCTCTGTGGTCAGCTGCTGAACTATCGGCGCGATAAACTGAGCCGTGAACGCCTCTATCCGCCGGAGCGGGACGTATCACAGGAGGAGCTCAAGATCGGGGTGGTGGTGTGCCACTGCGGTGCCAACATCGGTCGGGTAGTGAATATTCCAGAGGTGATTGAATACGCCTCGACCCTGAAGAATGTCTCCTGGGCGGGGGAGAATCTGTTCGCCTGCTCGACCGAAAACGCGCAGCAGATCACGGATGCGATTGTGGCCAAAGGTCTCAACCGCGTGGTGCTGGCGGCCTGTACACCGCGCACCCATGAGCCGCTGTTCCGCGATACCTGCCGTGAAGCGGGGATCAATCAATATTTCTTCGAGTTCGCCAATATCCGCGAGCACTGTGCCTGGGTCCACTCCAAAGACAAGGAGAATGCCACCCAGAAGGCCAAGGATATTATCCGCATGTCGGTGGCGCGTGCCGCGCATCTGCAGCCCTTGCAAGAGTTTGAACTGCCGGTCAACAAGGTCGCCCTGGTCGTCGGCGGCGGCCTGGCGGGCATGACCAGCGCCTTGAACATGGCCGAACAGGGCTTCGAGATTTATCTGATTGAACAGGCTTCTGATCTGGGCGGGATGGCCAGAAAAATCCATTACACCCTCGATGGTATGAGTGTTCAGGCCCAGTTGCATGCCTTGGTGCGCAAGGTTTATCGGCATCAGTCGATCCACGTCCTGACCGATTCGAGCATCAACGAAGTCGCCGGATATATCGGCAATTTCGAGACCACAGTCACTACGGCCGGCCGCGCAAGGCAGATCGCCCACGGCATCGCCATCATTGCGACCGGCGCCGAAGAGTACCGCCCCACCGAATACCTTTACGGCAGCGATGAGCGGGTGCTGACCCAGTTGGAGCTCGAAGGAGAGATTGTCGCGCAGAACCCCAGGATCGCAGCCGCAGAGAGTCTGGTGATGATCCAGTGCGTCGGCTGTCGTGAAGAAGGTCGCAACTACTGCAGTCGGGTCTGTTGCGGCCAATCGATCAAGAACGCCCTGAAACTCAAAAAGCAGAACCCGGCCATGGATATCCACATCCTGTTCCGTGATATGCGCACCTACGGCTTCAAGGAAGATTTCTACCGCGAAGCGGCCGAGCTCGACGTCAAGTTCATCCGTTTCGAGCCGGAGAACAAGCCGGTGGTCGAAGCGGCCGGCGACAAGCTGAAGATCACCGTGCCGGATCTGGTGCTGGGACAGAAGCTGGAGCTGGAGGCCGATCTGGTCGCCCTGGCGGCGGCGGTGGTGCCGGCGGAGAGTACCCGCGAGCTGGCCAAACTCTTCAAGGTCTCAATGAACCCCGACGGCTTCTTTCAGGAAGCCCACGTCAAGCTGCGGCCGGTCGATTTCGCCTCCGACGGGGTTTTCATGTGCGGAACCGCGCACTATCCGAAACATCTCGACGAAACCATCAGCCAGGCTCTGGGTGCGGCAGGCCGCGCAGTCGGTATCCTCGCCGGTGATTCGGTCACCGCCTCGGGCGCGGTCTGCGACGTCAATGAAGAGGCCTGTATCTCATGCGGAGCCTGTATCAGCTGCTGCAGCTATAACGCGATCACATTTATCGACACCCCAAAAGGCAAAAAGGCGCGGGTTGAGCCGGTGCTGTGCAAGGGTGACGGTCTGTGCAACGCCAAGTGCCCGACCGGGGCGATCTATCTGAAGCACTACACTGATGATGAAATTTTCGCCCAGATTGACGGGGCGATC
- a CDS encoding (Fe-S)-binding protein, whose amino-acid sequence METVAPENEIIEVIKENGGDSFKYCYQCGLCDAVCPWNRVRDFSMRKIIRQATFGLTEIDQEEMWRCTTCGTCVQRCPRGVNQIEAGVALRKLGAEYDVYPGNIAPIQNIIASLTSEGNSLGGDRDKRADWAKELSVKPYAEGMEILYFTGCYLSYDPRMREVAAATTAILNKAGVDFGILGSKESCCGESIRKTGNEDLFKRLAKDNIKAFIDQGVKKVLVSSPHCYHSFKNEYPEFMVNFEVVFISEYIAELVKTGRLKLTGEYPKTVTYHDPCYLGRHNGIYDAPRDLLQQIPGLTLNEMADSRESSLCCGGGGGHIWMETPKEDRFSDLRVRQAVAVGAEVLVTSCPYCITNFTDSCLGLDESEALEIKDLTEIIQALL is encoded by the coding sequence GTGGAAACTGTAGCCCCCGAAAATGAAATCATCGAGGTCATCAAAGAGAATGGTGGCGACTCGTTCAAGTACTGCTACCAGTGCGGCTTGTGCGATGCGGTCTGCCCCTGGAACCGGGTGCGCGATTTCAGTATGCGCAAGATCATCCGCCAGGCGACCTTCGGTTTGACCGAGATTGACCAGGAAGAGATGTGGCGCTGCACGACCTGCGGCACCTGCGTTCAGCGCTGCCCGCGTGGCGTGAACCAGATCGAAGCCGGGGTCGCCCTGCGCAAACTCGGTGCCGAGTATGACGTCTATCCGGGCAATATCGCGCCAATCCAGAATATCATCGCCAGTCTAACCTCTGAAGGCAACTCCCTCGGCGGCGATCGTGATAAACGCGCCGACTGGGCCAAGGAGCTTTCAGTCAAGCCCTATGCCGAGGGGATGGAAATCCTCTATTTCACCGGCTGTTACCTCAGCTACGATCCGCGTATGCGTGAAGTCGCCGCCGCCACCACCGCCATTCTGAACAAGGCCGGGGTCGATTTCGGCATTCTCGGCAGCAAGGAGAGCTGCTGTGGCGAAAGCATCCGCAAGACCGGCAATGAAGATCTGTTCAAACGCCTGGCCAAGGATAATATCAAGGCCTTTATCGATCAGGGTGTGAAGAAGGTTCTGGTCTCCTCACCCCACTGCTATCACAGCTTCAAGAACGAATACCCCGAATTCATGGTCAACTTCGAGGTGGTTTTCATCTCCGAATATATCGCCGAGCTGGTAAAAACCGGCCGCCTCAAGCTGACCGGCGAGTACCCCAAAACGGTCACCTATCACGATCCCTGCTACCTCGGCCGACATAACGGCATCTACGATGCCCCGCGCGACCTGCTGCAGCAGATCCCCGGGCTGACCTTGAATGAGATGGCCGATTCGCGCGAGAGCAGCCTCTGTTGTGGCGGCGGCGGCGGTCACATCTGGATGGAAACCCCCAAGGAGGATCGCTTCTCCGATCTGCGTGTGAGACAGGCGGTGGCCGTCGGAGCCGAGGTGCTGGTGACCTCCTGCCCCTATTGCATCACCAACTTCACCGACAGCTGTCTGGGCCTGGACGAGAGTGAAGCGTTGGAGATCAAAGATCTCACGGAAATTATTCAGGCTCTGCTTTAA
- a CDS encoding aldehyde ferredoxin oxidoreductase N-terminal domain-containing protein, giving the protein MRYAETGFNLEIDLTRGNIEKVATDPKDTELYLGGLGTNTKLIWDRVAPEVEAFSPDNLLIFGTGLLCGTPATGCNRTIVSTISPQTKLMAFSMMGGFWAPELKYAGYDKVVLRGKSPDLVYLWIKDDKVEIRDASHLRGKGAVETAELIKAELKEPKAQVAAIGMAGENRVFYASIEQGRSSASRGGIGAVMGDKGVKAIVVRGTKDLNIAEPAKYMELCHEVLAYIKHREGNPIPGVMPILAGLGSPQEMKVHDEKWHTENFMWGNSRTRRKDFWNEEIEKEWTETLDKARTRLVSCFNCPMECGATISMPGLPTYMMKCFTKLTYTMGAFSDLDFGLRIAQKATEYGVDGFSTPQVMAFALELLENDILPASDFPDMPEDTEGRFYYLLDKIVRREGIGDILANGTYWAAKEIGNGAEAYAHNNIKKTEQLPLKLSMLNPVYFLMYATGEKMNITQIEGQFPQAPFATMEEREAFVSDWVQVPDEKFKQYLLDWEFRGENSNPYYPTIEMSCNIVDWQETMHYIDDALGQCAGLSSFPLKPPYHIHNYPQFISAGAGIEMNEEQLKKAAKRYRTLVRAVNTNRGMRRKDEKPPENHWKKRFPELEEQLLDGYYKFKGWNADGIPTKESLHDLGLDYVCADFIARGILTEGDDLPAEDVSSNETLVEG; this is encoded by the coding sequence ATGAGGTACGCAGAGACCGGCTTCAATTTAGAGATTGACCTCACCCGCGGCAACATCGAGAAGGTTGCGACTGATCCGAAAGACACCGAACTCTATCTTGGTGGCCTGGGGACCAACACCAAACTCATCTGGGATCGCGTCGCCCCCGAGGTTGAGGCCTTTTCTCCCGACAACCTGCTGATCTTCGGCACCGGGCTGCTGTGCGGCACCCCCGCCACCGGCTGCAACCGGACGATTGTCTCCACCATCTCCCCCCAGACAAAATTAATGGCCTTTTCAATGATGGGCGGCTTCTGGGCGCCGGAATTGAAATACGCCGGTTATGACAAAGTGGTCCTGCGCGGCAAGTCGCCCGATCTGGTTTATCTGTGGATCAAGGACGACAAGGTCGAGATTCGCGATGCCTCTCATCTGCGCGGCAAGGGCGCGGTCGAAACCGCGGAATTGATCAAGGCCGAACTGAAAGAGCCCAAGGCCCAGGTCGCGGCCATCGGCATGGCCGGTGAAAACCGGGTGTTCTACGCCTCGATCGAGCAGGGCCGCTCAAGCGCCAGCCGCGGCGGGATAGGCGCGGTCATGGGCGACAAGGGGGTCAAGGCAATCGTGGTGCGCGGCACCAAGGATCTCAACATCGCCGAGCCGGCAAAATACATGGAGCTGTGCCACGAGGTACTGGCCTACATCAAGCACCGCGAAGGGAACCCCATCCCCGGCGTCATGCCGATTCTGGCCGGGCTGGGTTCACCGCAGGAGATGAAGGTCCATGATGAAAAATGGCATACCGAAAATTTCATGTGGGGCAATTCCCGGACCAGGCGCAAGGACTTCTGGAACGAGGAGATTGAAAAAGAGTGGACAGAAACCCTGGACAAGGCTCGCACCCGGCTGGTGAGTTGCTTCAACTGCCCGATGGAATGCGGCGCGACGATCTCGATGCCGGGGCTGCCGACCTACATGATGAAATGCTTCACCAAACTTACCTACACCATGGGCGCCTTTTCGGACCTGGATTTTGGTCTGCGCATTGCGCAGAAAGCCACCGAGTACGGCGTGGATGGCTTCTCCACCCCGCAGGTGATGGCTTTCGCCCTGGAACTGCTGGAAAACGACATTCTGCCTGCCTCTGATTTCCCTGACATGCCCGAGGACACCGAGGGCCGGTTCTACTATCTGCTCGATAAAATTGTCCGTCGCGAAGGGATTGGCGACATCCTCGCCAATGGCACCTATTGGGCGGCCAAAGAGATCGGCAATGGTGCCGAAGCCTATGCGCACAACAACATCAAGAAGACCGAACAGCTGCCGCTCAAGCTCTCGATGCTGAATCCGGTCTACTTCCTGATGTATGCCACCGGCGAGAAGATGAACATTACCCAGATTGAAGGACAGTTCCCCCAGGCACCGTTTGCGACCATGGAGGAGCGCGAAGCCTTCGTTTCCGACTGGGTCCAGGTGCCGGATGAAAAGTTCAAGCAGTATTTACTCGACTGGGAGTTCCGCGGCGAAAACTCAAATCCCTATTACCCGACCATCGAAATGTCGTGCAATATTGTCGACTGGCAGGAGACCATGCACTATATCGACGACGCCCTCGGCCAGTGCGCCGGGCTGTCATCCTTCCCCTTGAAACCGCCGTATCACATCCACAACTATCCGCAGTTTATCTCGGCTGGTGCCGGAATCGAGATGAATGAAGAACAGCTCAAAAAAGCCGCCAAAAGATATCGGACCCTGGTGAGAGCGGTTAATACCAACAGAGGGATGCGGCGCAAGGATGAAAAGCCACCGGAGAATCACTGGAAAAAGCGCTTCCCCGAACTTGAGGAACAACTGCTTGACGGCTACTACAAATTCAAAGGCTGGAATGCAGATGGCATCCCGACCAAAGAATCCCTCCACGACCTGGGCCTGGATTACGTGTGTGCAGATTTTATCGCCCGCGGGATCTTGACCGAAGGTGATGATCTGCCGGCAGAGGATGTGTCTTCCAACGAAACCCTGGTCGAAGGATAA
- a CDS encoding GNAT family N-acetyltransferase → MNTALTAQVTIRNALATDFDSVIDLDLVGVAAEKPAYWRGIFDRYVTVGREDRIFLVAERHGAAVGFIVGEVRAWEFGSPPCGWVFALSVSPQTRELGVGQLMFEEICRRLKKAGVSTVRTMVDRENKLTLSFFRSQGLRTGRYIELEKPL, encoded by the coding sequence GTGAATACTGCGCTGACCGCCCAAGTCACCATTCGCAATGCCCTGGCCACCGACTTTGACTCCGTGATCGACCTGGATCTGGTCGGGGTTGCGGCAGAAAAGCCCGCATATTGGCGCGGGATCTTTGACCGCTACGTCACCGTTGGCCGGGAAGACCGGATTTTTCTGGTCGCCGAACGGCATGGGGCGGCGGTCGGTTTTATTGTCGGCGAAGTGCGCGCCTGGGAGTTTGGCTCTCCCCCCTGTGGTTGGGTCTTTGCGCTGAGTGTCTCGCCGCAAACTCGCGAGCTGGGGGTTGGGCAGCTGATGTTTGAAGAGATCTGCCGTCGTCTGAAAAAGGCCGGAGTCTCGACCGTGCGGACCATGGTCGACCGGGAGAATAAACTGACCCTGTCGTTCTTCCGCAGTCAGGGCTTGCGCACCGGGCGCTATATCGAACTCGAAAAACCGCTTTAG
- a CDS encoding Rrf2 family transcriptional regulator: MKMHKASLFALYAVLELASDPERQLSTTEIADKYGISTHHLAKVLRTLVRSGLVQAVRGAGGGYRFTGVVNRTTLLDVIELFESLESELDAPNPKGQDGGAVIEELLSITREIDDLTKAVLDTITLETALNSANLRALVKPVS, translated from the coding sequence ATGAAAATGCACAAGGCGAGCTTGTTTGCGCTCTATGCGGTCCTCGAACTGGCCAGTGATCCTGAGCGCCAACTCTCGACCACCGAGATTGCGGACAAATACGGGATCTCCACTCATCATCTGGCCAAGGTGTTACGCACCCTGGTACGCTCCGGTCTGGTTCAGGCGGTGCGCGGCGCGGGCGGCGGCTATCGCTTCACCGGCGTCGTCAACCGTACGACGCTGCTGGATGTCATTGAGCTGTTCGAATCCCTGGAATCAGAGCTCGATGCGCCGAACCCCAAAGGGCAGGATGGTGGCGCGGTAATCGAGGAGCTTCTGAGTATTACCCGCGAGATTGACGATCTCACCAAAGCGGTGCTCGACACCATCACCCTCGAAACCGCCCTCAACAGCGCAAACCTGCGCGCGCTGGTCAAACCGGTTTCCTGA
- a CDS encoding CDP-alcohol phosphatidyltransferase family protein, which produces MTAYSSIMLEILLPVLLILGAERFAVSRFLRTPKQIAWVRAHRWLHPNAISRARYPMGFISVALLYLGFPRLCFLFFTFWMITDITDGDIARKCDLHTVEGESIDPFSDKLMYSPMLAYMAWLGWLNPVLVGLFLTFDVIGQTSRRFSKVKAANLFGKAKTFLVVVLLIVVGLVIIYGRLPILSRAIYPLLWICTSLAFCSTIFKLIPNYWYANILSILNLVCGLAGCWVILSGHPPVYALGLVFLGQFLDLFDGRAAERWGSTPKGELFDDVADGTSFGLTAGLIVTTSFAQLWVGLLLGGLYAGATVYRLIRFVVEKRKQGIQGGVTTFAGMPSPAGALLVGTTCVLIASDLVSGIIVVTAALLMISRIPYAHFGRAILPKIPKVVRVLALGAFLFLLALGVHRDNYLAPLLIAFIAAISYLVSPLLRGKGSAQESPESP; this is translated from the coding sequence ATGACAGCTTACAGCTCTATCATGCTTGAGATCCTGCTACCTGTGTTGCTGATACTGGGTGCAGAACGCTTCGCCGTCAGCCGTTTTCTGCGGACGCCCAAACAGATCGCCTGGGTGCGTGCGCACCGCTGGCTTCACCCTAACGCCATCAGCCGGGCCCGCTATCCCATGGGATTTATCTCCGTGGCCTTGCTGTACCTCGGTTTTCCGCGGCTCTGTTTTCTGTTCTTCACCTTCTGGATGATCACCGATATCACCGATGGGGATATTGCTCGCAAGTGTGATCTGCACACAGTCGAGGGGGAGTCCATCGACCCCTTCTCCGACAAGCTCATGTATTCCCCCATGCTGGCATATATGGCTTGGTTGGGCTGGCTCAACCCGGTATTGGTGGGGCTGTTTCTGACCTTCGATGTTATCGGACAGACCTCGCGCCGCTTCAGCAAGGTGAAAGCGGCGAACCTGTTTGGCAAGGCCAAGACCTTTCTGGTGGTGGTGCTGCTGATTGTTGTCGGCCTGGTCATCATCTACGGGAGACTGCCGATACTTAGCCGCGCCATTTACCCGCTCCTCTGGATCTGCACCAGCCTCGCGTTTTGCTCGACGATCTTCAAACTTATTCCCAATTACTGGTATGCCAACATTCTCAGCATCTTGAACCTGGTCTGTGGCCTCGCCGGCTGCTGGGTGATCCTCAGCGGTCACCCGCCGGTCTACGCGCTGGGCCTGGTGTTTTTGGGGCAGTTTCTTGATCTCTTTGATGGGCGCGCTGCCGAGCGCTGGGGCTCTACCCCCAAAGGGGAGTTGTTCGACGATGTGGCCGACGGGACCAGCTTCGGACTGACCGCCGGGCTGATTGTCACGACCTCCTTTGCACAGTTGTGGGTCGGGCTGCTGCTGGGCGGATTGTACGCCGGAGCGACCGTGTACCGGCTGATCCGCTTTGTTGTCGAAAAAAGAAAGCAGGGGATCCAGGGGGGAGTGACGACCTTCGCCGGGATGCCGTCACCCGCCGGAGCCTTGCTGGTGGGAACTACCTGTGTGCTGATTGCCAGCGATCTGGTCAGCGGCATCATCGTTGTCACAGCCGCCTTGCTGATGATCTCGCGCATACCCTACGCCCACTTCGGTCGCGCCATCCTGCCGAAAATCCCCAAAGTCGTGCGGGTTCTGGCCCTCGGCGCGTTTCTGTTTCTGCTGGCTCTGGGGGTCCATCGCGATAACTATCTCGCGCCGCTCCTCATCGCCTTTATTGCGGCCATAAGTTACCTGGTCTCCCCCCTGCTCCGGGGGAAGGGTTCTGCCCAGGAATCTCCGGAGTCTCCATGA
- a CDS encoding transglutaminase-like domain-containing protein — protein sequence MIESCYLEPAEFIDSDHPAIQEFALKSLTAGDTALDHAVDLYYRVRDGIRYTPYLDYSDPEMYRASSVLRNGFGFCISKASLLAACGRVLQIESRVGFGDVTNHLNSSRLREINNGDIMRWHAFTEFHLEDRWVKATPAFNLELCTRFRIKPLEFNGLEDSIFHPFDADQRRHMEYLKMRGTFADIPLPEILATWKRHSPKLLKSNASGDFGAEAEIV from the coding sequence ATGATCGAATCCTGTTATCTGGAACCGGCTGAATTCATCGACAGTGACCATCCGGCGATTCAGGAGTTCGCCCTGAAATCCTTGACCGCCGGCGACACGGCGCTGGATCACGCCGTTGATCTCTACTATCGGGTGCGTGACGGCATCCGTTACACCCCGTATCTTGATTATTCGGACCCTGAAATGTACCGGGCCAGCAGCGTGCTGCGAAACGGTTTTGGTTTCTGCATCTCCAAGGCTTCTTTGCTGGCCGCCTGTGGCCGCGTCCTGCAGATTGAGTCGCGGGTCGGTTTTGGCGACGTCACCAACCATCTCAATTCCTCGCGTCTGCGCGAGATCAACAACGGCGATATCATGCGCTGGCACGCCTTCACCGAGTTTCACCTCGAAGACCGCTGGGTCAAGGCCACTCCAGCCTTCAATCTCGAACTCTGTACCCGGTTCAGGATCAAACCGCTCGAATTTAACGGGCTGGAGGATTCGATTTTTCATCCCTTCGATGCGGATCAGCGTCGGCATATGGAATATTTGAAGATGCGTGGTACTTTTGCCGATATCCCGCTGCCAGAGATTCTCGCCACCTGGAAAAGGCACAGCCCAAAGCTGCTGAAAAGTAATGCCTCCGGCGATTTCGGCGCCGAAGCGGAAATCGTATAA